One region of Bacteroidota bacterium genomic DNA includes:
- a CDS encoding ATP-dependent Clp protease ATP-binding subunit: MADVINYSEDLKKAVRIAQSVAKEFSNQNFSAPHLLKALLHKDVGLQPLLESMDKDIYFLEEWAEVRLETFPKAGKVTEDPSGDDKISTLMDEADSIRLKLSKDEIDATCALAALSIPGLGFSYDQLKTFPMTHHEIMTRLLENVTLKQAVSGSGNAANASGGNQGAKGSGSALLKYCVDKTELAREGKIDSIVGRERETRMVAEILGRRSKPNVIISGEPGVGKTALVDGFALSIINNQVPDNFKNAKIFELDFGALVAGASYKGEVEDRLKNIVKEIKQFERAILFIDEIHMLLDKNGGAAGSSNILKPELARGELTIIGATTNDEYRKFIEADEAFNRRFELLRIEEPDEKTCRKMLSTIIPYYEEHHGIKLAPDAIPEAIKLAKRYIKERRLPDAAIDLIDRTMAVVKMTGATSKEEVVALHAGLEELLAKREELKPGELGMELKWFYTQAKNRISHVLFSQLEEEKDIDKFDTDEEIITYIRSVLLRLQELAEIKKEIVDKGDIASVVAHKTGIPMGKLQSQEKEKLMNMEGILKSRVVGQDHAVKAVAEAILESRSGLSKPGQPIGSFFLLGPTGTGKTELAKSLAEFMFMDENSLIRFDMSEFKEEHSAALLYGAPPGYVGYEEGGMLVNKIRQQPYAVVLFDEIEKAHTSVFDLFLQILDEGKLHDRLGKEGDFSNSVILFTSNIGSDFIVDKINKGQIPGTNEMMDIMGKYFRPEFLARLTEIVPFAPISEGIVLNIFNIQLKSLLDPLTKQGIAFTMTDKAREFLAKSGFTPKYGARPIKGVIRNQLRRPISKMIISGQVGKGDTITLDINDQNELLWAINGKS, encoded by the coding sequence TCGGTCTGCAACCGCTGCTCGAGAGCATGGACAAAGACATCTATTTTCTTGAAGAATGGGCAGAAGTTCGACTGGAAACGTTTCCAAAAGCCGGCAAGGTTACCGAGGACCCATCCGGCGATGATAAAATCTCAACCCTGATGGACGAAGCGGATTCTATCCGTTTGAAATTGTCCAAAGATGAAATTGACGCGACCTGCGCTCTTGCTGCATTGAGTATTCCCGGTCTCGGATTTTCTTATGATCAGCTGAAAACATTCCCGATGACGCACCATGAAATCATGACGCGGCTTCTTGAAAATGTTACACTGAAGCAGGCAGTGTCCGGTTCCGGTAATGCCGCAAATGCATCCGGTGGAAATCAGGGCGCAAAAGGTTCCGGATCAGCCTTGCTTAAATACTGTGTCGATAAAACAGAATTGGCCCGCGAAGGAAAAATTGACTCCATTGTCGGCCGCGAACGCGAAACACGTATGGTAGCGGAAATTCTTGGACGTCGTTCTAAACCAAATGTCATCATCTCCGGTGAGCCCGGCGTTGGTAAGACGGCTCTTGTGGATGGATTCGCATTGAGTATCATCAACAATCAGGTGCCTGATAATTTCAAGAACGCGAAAATATTTGAACTTGATTTCGGAGCACTCGTTGCCGGTGCTTCTTACAAAGGAGAAGTAGAAGATCGCTTAAAGAATATTGTCAAGGAAATTAAACAATTTGAAAGAGCAATCTTATTCATCGACGAAATTCATATGTTGCTGGATAAAAATGGCGGAGCCGCCGGTTCTTCCAATATCCTCAAACCTGAACTTGCAAGAGGTGAGCTCACCATTATCGGAGCAACCACGAATGATGAATACAGAAAATTCATTGAAGCCGATGAAGCTTTCAATCGTCGCTTTGAATTATTGCGCATTGAGGAGCCGGATGAAAAGACATGTCGAAAAATGCTGTCGACCATCATTCCTTACTATGAAGAACACCACGGAATAAAATTGGCTCCGGATGCTATCCCGGAAGCCATTAAACTGGCTAAACGTTATATCAAAGAACGTCGCTTGCCTGATGCCGCGATTGATCTCATCGATCGCACAATGGCTGTAGTAAAGATGACCGGAGCAACTTCAAAAGAAGAGGTTGTCGCCTTGCATGCCGGACTGGAAGAACTCCTCGCGAAACGCGAAGAATTAAAACCCGGCGAACTGGGAATGGAATTGAAATGGTTTTATACCCAGGCGAAAAACAGAATCTCCCATGTCCTCTTCAGTCAGCTCGAAGAAGAAAAAGACATTGACAAGTTTGATACGGATGAGGAGATCATCACCTACATCCGCAGTGTATTGCTTCGTTTGCAGGAACTCGCCGAGATCAAAAAAGAAATCGTAGACAAAGGAGATATTGCTTCTGTCGTTGCGCACAAGACCGGCATTCCGATGGGAAAACTTCAATCCCAGGAGAAAGAGAAGTTGATGAATATGGAGGGCATCCTCAAAAGTCGTGTGGTCGGACAAGATCACGCTGTGAAAGCAGTGGCGGAAGCGATCCTCGAATCAAGAAGCGGATTGAGCAAGCCTGGCCAGCCAATCGGTTCATTCTTCCTCCTCGGACCAACAGGAACAGGAAAAACAGAACTTGCTAAATCACTCGCCGAATTTATGTTCATGGATGAGAATTCCCTGATTCGTTTCGATATGAGTGAATTTAAAGAAGAACACTCCGCGGCATTACTTTATGGAGCGCCTCCCGGATATGTAGGGTACGAAGAAGGAGGGATGCTGGTGAATAAAATCAGACAACAACCCTACGCAGTTGTCCTCTTTGATGAAATAGAAAAAGCACATACATCGGTATTCGATCTTTTCCTTCAGATTCTGGACGAAGGAAAACTTCATGACAGATTGGGTAAAGAGGGCGATTTTTCAAATTCTGTAATTCTGTTTACCTCTAACATAGGAAGCGATTTTATTGTCGATAAAATCAACAAAGGACAAATCCCGGGAACGAATGAGATGATGGATATTATGGGCAAATATTTCCGCCCGGAATTTCTTGCCCGTCTTACTGAAATAGTACCCTTCGCTCCAATCTCAGAAGGTATCGTGTTGAACATCTTTAATATTCAGCTCAAGAGTCTTCTGGATCCGCTCACCAAACAAGGTATTGCTTTCACCATGACGGATAAGGCAAGAGAGTTTCTCGCTAAATCAGGCTTTACACCAAAATATGGTGCCCGGCCGATTAAAGGTGTAATCCGCAATCAACTGCGCAGACCAATTTCAAAAATGATTATCTCCGGTCAGGTTGGAAAAGGAGATACCATTACACTTGATATCAATGATCAAAATGAATTGCTTTGGGCGATCAATGGTAAAAGCTGA
- a CDS encoding serine hydrolase, translating into MNHLFTVRIPVFWTVVAVVITAILSYYFVNTISNSHRPVQVTSNNPIQVNCNEIKFHRNQHFNLIHPLLFSEISAEDDSLMAIKNEISRFINDEKTAGRVQDVSVYFRRMDTPSWFGINQEEEYILASLFKVPVMVGILMQADRDPRFMDKGVFYKEYPKEVFNQNVPPLPGGHFYPIRTLLESMVSRSDNNAYDLLWKNMDKADFDQFLEDLKLKPFHVTDTGEYKLNVMDYSKIFRVLYNAGYLSPKNSEFALKLLSKSDFQEGFITHIDKKVVVPRKFGYRVNSTEGDLSEFGIFYVNDHPYLLGVMTRGLEYKNLNNILSSISNMVYQRMKVSPAS; encoded by the coding sequence ATGAATCATTTGTTTACTGTACGTATTCCTGTTTTTTGGACAGTGGTAGCTGTGGTGATTACAGCAATCCTGAGTTATTATTTTGTGAATACCATTTCCAATTCACACCGTCCCGTTCAGGTCACTTCGAACAACCCGATCCAGGTGAATTGTAATGAAATTAAATTTCACAGGAATCAACATTTCAATCTCATTCATCCACTTCTGTTTTCAGAAATAAGCGCTGAAGATGATTCGCTGATGGCAATCAAAAATGAAATTTCCCGATTCATCAATGATGAAAAAACTGCCGGAAGAGTTCAGGATGTTTCTGTTTATTTCAGAAGAATGGATACTCCTTCCTGGTTTGGAATTAATCAGGAAGAAGAGTATATTCTCGCCAGCTTGTTCAAGGTTCCAGTGATGGTCGGTATTCTGATGCAGGCGGATCGTGATCCTCGGTTCATGGATAAAGGTGTCTTTTACAAAGAGTATCCAAAAGAAGTGTTCAACCAAAATGTTCCGCCATTACCCGGAGGACATTTCTATCCCATCCGGACTCTGCTGGAAAGTATGGTTTCCAGATCTGATAACAATGCTTATGATCTTCTCTGGAAGAATATGGATAAAGCGGATTTCGATCAGTTCCTCGAAGACTTAAAATTGAAACCCTTTCATGTTACCGATACTGGCGAGTACAAATTAAATGTGATGGATTACAGCAAAATTTTTCGTGTCCTCTACAATGCAGGGTATTTAAGTCCGAAAAACAGCGAATTCGCATTGAAACTTTTGTCAAAAAGTGATTTCCAGGAAGGATTTATTACCCACATTGATAAGAAAGTCGTGGTTCCAAGAAAATTTGGATATCGTGTAAATTCAACCGAAGGAGATCTGAGTGAATTCGGTATCTTCTATGTGAATGACCATCCTTATCTGCTTGGGGTGATGACCCGTGGACTGGAATACAAAAATCTGAATAACATTCTCTCCTCAATTTCAAATATGGTTTATCAGAGAATGAAAGTTAGCCCCGCGAGTTAA
- a CDS encoding phosphatase PAP2 family protein: MQRKFPKSWKFILDRFSILHFQGLPLSAIAVVFILNILLLFKLTEKLMNSQGLTLIDSLVARLFYSVRTDFLAKSIFLFTQIANEITIVCLTMALTIIFIYYKLYNYLVPLLFTVLGSAVTIVLGKNIYKVNRPDEFAYYAEGSFSFPSGHSTIAVAFYGYLTYLYIRSERSIKMRSYAFLAGIFLIFGIGFSRIYLCVHYLSDVAGGYLLGLSWLILAITYVEWSARRKKEITN; encoded by the coding sequence ATGCAAAGAAAATTTCCAAAATCCTGGAAATTTATCCTGGATCGTTTTTCGATTTTACATTTTCAAGGATTACCACTGAGCGCTATTGCAGTGGTTTTTATATTGAATATATTACTACTATTTAAGCTCACAGAAAAGCTGATGAACAGTCAGGGCTTAACCCTCATTGACTCACTTGTAGCCAGATTATTTTATTCAGTTCGAACGGATTTTTTAGCCAAATCAATTTTCCTTTTTACACAAATCGCGAATGAAATAACGATAGTTTGTTTAACTATGGCTCTCACAATTATTTTTATTTACTATAAGTTGTACAATTACCTTGTTCCGCTTTTGTTCACTGTTCTGGGGAGCGCAGTAACCATCGTTCTGGGGAAAAACATCTATAAGGTAAACAGGCCAGACGAATTTGCATATTATGCTGAAGGTTCCTTCTCATTCCCAAGCGGTCATTCCACCATTGCCGTCGCGTTTTACGGGTATCTTACTTATCTGTATATTCGAAGTGAACGGAGTATAAAAATGCGGTCTTATGCATTCCTTGCAGGAATATTCCTGATTTTCGGAATCGGATTCAGTCGCATTTATCTCTGCGTACATTATTTGAGCGATGTTGCAGGAGGATATTTATTGGGATTGTCCTGGCTGATTCTTGCAATTACTTACGTAGAATGGAGTGCAAGAAGAAAAAAGGAAATCACTAATTAA
- a CDS encoding c-type cytochrome, with translation MKKILFSITSFLIIFFGCTKDKTEDPVVTTGDGHTHIHIPIPPGLPAMNIPADNPTTVEGIALGRKLFYDPLLSGDNTMSCASCHRQSYGFADSTLQYSIGIDHVPGTRNAMPLFNLGYANGFFWDGGAADLESQVIGPIQNPVEMHEELTNCISELNNSSVYPPLFQVAFGTSTVTTPLVMKAIAQFERTMLSANSKYDKYQLGQATLTATETRGMNLFADPAKGDCNHCHILGSTFTDFEYRNNGLDSISADSGRARITLRSTDMGKFKTPSLRNIEVTAPYMHDGRFQTLQEVLNHYNTDFHYTANLDPNLQAIQKGRLSQQDMDDMIAFLKTLTDYDFLSNPAFAKP, from the coding sequence ATGAAAAAGATCCTGTTCAGTATTACTTCTTTTCTCATTATTTTTTTCGGATGCACGAAGGACAAAACCGAGGATCCGGTTGTGACCACCGGTGACGGGCATACGCATATTCACATACCAATTCCACCCGGGCTTCCGGCTATGAATATCCCTGCAGACAATCCAACGACTGTAGAGGGCATCGCATTAGGCAGGAAGCTGTTTTACGACCCTCTCCTTTCTGGTGATAACACGATGTCCTGTGCTTCCTGCCATCGGCAGTCGTATGGGTTTGCTGACAGTACGCTGCAGTACAGTATCGGCATCGATCATGTACCGGGAACAAGGAACGCCATGCCATTGTTTAACCTTGGCTATGCAAATGGATTCTTCTGGGATGGAGGAGCTGCGGATCTTGAGTCTCAGGTAATCGGCCCGATACAAAATCCGGTAGAAATGCATGAGGAACTTACGAACTGCATCTCTGAATTGAATAATAGCTCCGTTTATCCCCCTTTATTCCAGGTTGCATTCGGCACATCTACGGTTACCACACCACTTGTGATGAAGGCTATAGCACAATTTGAACGAACCATGCTTTCCGCGAATTCAAAGTATGATAAATATCAATTGGGGCAGGCTACGCTCACTGCAACTGAAACAAGAGGAATGAACCTTTTTGCCGATCCGGCAAAAGGTGATTGTAACCATTGCCATATCCTTGGAAGCACTTTTACAGATTTTGAATACAGAAATAATGGTCTGGATTCTATTTCTGCTGACAGTGGCCGGGCAAGGATAACGTTAAGAAGTACTGATATGGGGAAGTTTAAAACTCCAAGTCTTCGAAATATTGAAGTAACAGCTCCGTACATGCACGATGGTCGTTTCCAAACATTGCAGGAGGTCTTGAATCATTACAACACCGATTTTCATTACACAGCAAACCTGGATCCAAATCTGCAGGCGATTCAAAAAGGCCGGCTCAGTCAACAAGATATGGATGATATGATTGCTTTTTTGAAAACACTTACGGATTATGACTTTCTTTCCAATCCTGCTTTTGCAAAACCATAA
- a CDS encoding universal stress protein has translation MKNVLVPTDFSGNAMHAIRFAMEFCRKQNSKVVLFHSFIIPVYATDIPVFPQADEELRKVSEEAIQKLVSQLKSENPGVEIESLVTQGYAEDEIVEAATTKHADLIIMGTQGASGLREALVGTITASVMENGPCPVIAVPEGASVAAFSKIVYATSYAEGDFQHVEEIIDFARPFNAEVVILHISSGEIEATYEYESIERFKERIAEDSKYDKISFHLLENKSVYEGLNKYLDEVNADLVAMTMHKRSFVQKMFNRSITRKMAYHTHIPLIAFKTNEPL, from the coding sequence ATGAAAAATGTACTTGTGCCAACTGATTTTTCCGGCAATGCAATGCATGCCATTCGATTTGCAATGGAATTTTGTCGCAAACAAAATTCAAAGGTTGTACTTTTTCATAGTTTCATAATTCCGGTTTACGCAACTGATATTCCTGTTTTTCCTCAGGCAGATGAAGAATTGCGCAAGGTTTCTGAAGAAGCGATTCAAAAATTGGTTTCTCAACTCAAATCAGAAAATCCTGGCGTTGAAATAGAATCACTGGTGACTCAAGGCTATGCGGAGGATGAAATTGTGGAAGCAGCTACTACTAAACATGCAGATCTTATCATTATGGGTACCCAGGGTGCTTCCGGATTGCGTGAAGCTTTGGTGGGGACCATCACCGCTTCCGTCATGGAAAATGGCCCTTGTCCTGTCATTGCTGTTCCGGAAGGAGCGTCAGTTGCTGCTTTCAGTAAAATCGTGTATGCGACCAGCTACGCTGAAGGAGATTTTCAACATGTGGAGGAAATCATTGACTTTGCCAGACCTTTTAACGCTGAAGTTGTTATTCTGCACATTTCTTCCGGTGAAATTGAAGCTACCTACGAATACGAATCTATCGAACGCTTCAAAGAGAGAATAGCCGAAGACAGTAAGTACGATAAAATTTCATTCCACCTTCTCGAAAACAAAAGTGTATACGAAGGCCTGAATAAATATCTGGATGAAGTAAACGCTGACCTGGTCGCCATGACCATGCACAAACGTTCTTTTGTACAAAAAATGTTCAACCGGTCCATCACCAGGAAAATGGCTTACCATACCCATATTCCGCTAATCGCTTTCAAAACCAACGAGCCTTTGTGA
- a CDS encoding serine hydrolase — MKKLFSILLVSVCFCSFSQAQDLASLREKIDGIAGEHLKKTDGIGFAIVIYNKGQKDYFYYGINDPGTRERADSSTVFEIGPITESFTAITFAALTVKGNIGLDDQLQNYLPVDVPAPVYQKIVCSPMKDPENPYGVGQEGTKKFTPYVCLPDASEKPQPILLCYLATHTSGLPAYPSNLKSPMGKNDPYVNYSKSDLYSFLKNYRLLEPVGYDYLHSPLGISILGHAIALHEKDSYENLVTKNLLSPLGMNQTTINISEEAKFHFINGYNATGKKVAHWNYDILAPSGAFHSTPADMMRFLEANLSTGKSPIHDILDFTHNPRIRLNTSNGNQQEIALGWKISPLGIEENKIVWQGGLTGGFASYIGFVETSHTGVVILSNCSVPLEDMGQAILKAIN, encoded by the coding sequence ATGAAAAAACTATTTTCAATCCTGCTGGTTTCAGTTTGCTTCTGCAGCTTCAGTCAGGCCCAGGACCTGGCCTCTTTACGCGAAAAAATTGACGGAATTGCCGGAGAGCATTTGAAGAAAACGGATGGAATAGGTTTTGCCATTGTTATTTACAACAAAGGTCAGAAGGATTATTTTTATTATGGGATCAACGACCCTGGTACACGTGAACGTGCTGATTCATCTACCGTATTCGAAATTGGCCCGATTACAGAATCATTCACAGCTATAACATTTGCCGCTTTGACAGTGAAAGGGAACATTGGTCTGGATGATCAATTACAGAACTATCTGCCTGTTGATGTACCTGCTCCGGTTTATCAAAAAATAGTCTGTAGCCCGATGAAGGATCCTGAAAATCCATATGGAGTAGGGCAGGAAGGCACGAAGAAATTTACACCCTATGTTTGCCTGCCCGATGCATCGGAAAAACCTCAGCCAATTCTATTGTGCTATCTCGCGACACATACCAGCGGATTACCTGCCTATCCAAGTAACCTGAAATCTCCAATGGGTAAAAACGATCCGTATGTGAATTATTCAAAAAGTGATTTGTATTCTTTTTTAAAAAATTACCGACTGCTTGAGCCTGTCGGTTACGATTACCTTCATTCCCCGCTTGGAATTTCAATCCTTGGTCATGCGATTGCCTTGCATGAAAAGGATTCGTATGAAAATTTGGTTACAAAAAATCTGCTTTCTCCTCTCGGTATGAATCAGACTACCATCAACATTTCTGAAGAGGCGAAGTTTCATTTTATCAATGGATACAATGCTACAGGTAAAAAAGTTGCTCACTGGAATTATGATATCCTTGCTCCATCAGGCGCTTTTCATTCAACTCCTGCGGATATGATGCGTTTTCTGGAGGCGAATTTGTCAACCGGTAAATCTCCAATTCACGACATTCTGGATTTTACCCACAACCCTCGTATCCGCCTGAATACAAGTAATGGTAATCAGCAGGAAATTGCGTTGGGATGGAAAATCAGTCCACTTGGAATTGAAGAAAATAAGATAGTCTGGCAAGGCGGCCTCACAGGTGGTTTTGCATCTTATATTGGTTTTGTTGAAACCTCACACACCGGTGTAGTCATTTTATCCAATTGCTCGGTTCCCCTTGAAGACATGGGGCAAGCGATTCTCAAAGCGATTAATTAA
- a CDS encoding MCE family protein, translating into MEKETSNRIRLGLFVISGLILLIIGLYLIGSNRNLFGKNIIVHSVFYNISGLQIGNNVRFGGIDVGTVDKMEIINDTSVRVTMSVQENLLNFIRTNSYTSIGTDGLMGNKLVNIDPGTPNAPTITDGATLPSIKGIDTEQMLRTLNQTNDNVSIISEDLRILTGNINKSRGTLYTVLMDTTLAFSLKKTLTNIEDISQNLESFTGELSSVVKGVQEGHGTLGGLINDSSNLSLSFHRSLTEIEQSSINLNKITSELNTAVAKINSGEGPAGTLLNDPVAAEHLKKTLANLDSSSANFNENMKALQSNFLFKKYFRKKAKENK; encoded by the coding sequence ATGGAGAAAGAAACCTCTAATCGTATTCGACTCGGTCTTTTCGTTATCAGCGGATTAATCCTGCTGATTATCGGATTGTACCTGATCGGAAGCAACAGAAATTTATTCGGTAAAAACATAATCGTGCATTCAGTTTTTTACAATATCAGCGGATTACAAATCGGAAACAATGTTCGTTTCGGGGGGATTGATGTCGGAACAGTAGACAAAATGGAAATCATCAACGATACTTCCGTAAGGGTAACCATGAGTGTACAGGAAAACCTTCTAAATTTCATCCGCACGAATTCCTATACAAGTATTGGAACCGACGGATTGATGGGAAACAAACTTGTCAATATAGATCCTGGTACTCCGAATGCGCCCACTATTACAGATGGAGCCACTCTCCCCTCCATCAAAGGGATAGATACAGAACAAATGCTCAGAACATTGAACCAGACCAACGATAATGTTTCCATCATTTCCGAGGATCTGAGGATTCTGACCGGGAATATCAACAAAAGCAGAGGTACTTTGTATACTGTGCTGATGGATACCACTCTTGCATTCAGTCTGAAAAAGACACTTACAAACATTGAAGACATCAGTCAGAACCTGGAAAGTTTCACGGGTGAATTATCCTCAGTCGTGAAAGGTGTGCAGGAAGGGCATGGTACACTGGGAGGTCTGATTAATGACAGCAGCAATCTTTCCCTGAGTTTCCATCGGTCGCTGACCGAAATTGAGCAGTCGAGTATAAATCTGAACAAAATTACATCTGAACTTAACACTGCCGTTGCAAAAATCAATTCCGGTGAAGGTCCTGCAGGTACTTTATTGAACGATCCGGTAGCTGCTGAACATCTCAAAAAAACTTTGGCGAATCTGGATTCAAGTTCAGCGAATTTTAATGAAAACATGAAGGCACTTCAGAGCAACTTTCTTTTCAAAAAGTACTTCCGGAAAAAAGCCAAAGAAAATAAGTGA
- a CDS encoding ATP-binding cassette domain-containing protein produces MTVENNINTLLEAKASHVIQEPIIKISHLVKSFGENEVLKDFNLTLHKGENVVVLGRSGCGKSVLIKCIVGLLKYEGGSIQVYGGEVNKLNQKQLDELRAKIGFVFQSSALYDSMTVGENLEFALRRHGKKLSKPEIHDLVKETLDNVGLYHALNLMPSELSGGMRKRIGLARSLVLKPEIMLYDEPTTGLDPITAKEISNLMLSMQLKYHTSSIIISHDMNCARMTADRMAVMIDGICYAEGTFDELYKNTDLRVKAFFE; encoded by the coding sequence ATGACTGTAGAGAACAACATAAACACCTTATTAGAAGCCAAGGCGAGCCATGTGATACAGGAACCGATTATAAAGATCAGTCACCTGGTAAAATCCTTCGGGGAAAACGAAGTTTTAAAAGATTTTAATCTCACCTTACATAAGGGGGAAAATGTGGTTGTATTGGGACGTTCCGGATGTGGTAAATCTGTTTTAATAAAATGTATAGTAGGCCTTTTAAAATACGAAGGTGGCTCCATTCAGGTTTATGGAGGTGAGGTAAATAAACTCAATCAAAAGCAGCTGGATGAACTGCGGGCCAAGATTGGATTTGTTTTTCAGAGCAGTGCCTTGTACGACAGTATGACTGTAGGCGAAAATCTTGAATTTGCATTGCGAAGACATGGAAAAAAACTGAGCAAGCCGGAAATTCACGATCTTGTCAAAGAAACTCTGGATAACGTTGGACTGTATCATGCATTAAACCTCATGCCTTCGGAATTATCAGGTGGAATGAGAAAAAGAATCGGACTGGCCAGATCCCTGGTATTAAAACCAGAAATCATGTTGTATGATGAACCGACAACCGGACTGGATCCAATTACAGCCAAGGAAATCAGCAACCTCATGTTGAGTATGCAACTGAAATACCATACCTCATCCATCATCATTTCACATGATATGAATTGCGCGAGGATGACCGCGGACAGGATGGCGGTAATGATCGATGGAATCTGTTACGCGGAGGGAACATTTGATGAATTGTATAAAAATACCGACCTGAGAGTGAAGGCATTTTTTGAATAA
- a CDS encoding ABC transporter permease, translated as MPHKNASVSPKDPFSIFPVKVKAFFKEAGDISAFAARFFREVLFPPYEFKEIIRQCYQIGNKSLGLVGVTTFIIGLVLALQSRPTLVEFGAESWLPAMVGISIIREIGPVITALICAGKIGSSIGAELGSMRVTEQIDAMEVSGTNPFKYIVSSRIIATTLMIPVLVIIGDAIALYGAFLAVKMKGAVSFTLYFHQIFESLEYSDVMPSFIKSFFFGFAIGLIGCFKGYFSRKGTEGVGKSANSAVVVASLLIFIIDLIAVQITEFLGLI; from the coding sequence ATGCCTCATAAGAATGCATCTGTTTCACCCAAAGACCCATTTTCTATATTCCCGGTGAAGGTAAAAGCATTTTTTAAGGAAGCCGGTGATATCAGCGCATTTGCTGCGCGTTTTTTCAGAGAAGTATTATTTCCTCCATATGAATTCAAAGAGATTATCCGACAATGTTACCAAATCGGGAACAAATCTCTTGGATTGGTTGGAGTAACCACTTTCATCATTGGGCTGGTTCTCGCTTTGCAATCCAGGCCAACACTTGTTGAATTTGGTGCCGAGTCATGGCTACCGGCAATGGTCGGAATTTCGATCATTCGTGAAATAGGACCAGTAATCACAGCTCTGATTTGTGCCGGAAAAATTGGTTCCAGTATCGGAGCGGAACTGGGTTCAATGAGAGTTACCGAACAAATCGACGCGATGGAAGTGTCGGGAACAAATCCATTCAAATACATCGTCTCCAGCAGAATTATCGCTACAACATTGATGATACCTGTATTGGTCATCATTGGTGATGCCATAGCCTTGTACGGAGCATTCCTTGCTGTTAAGATGAAAGGCGCTGTTAGTTTCACACTATACTTTCATCAGATATTTGAATCTCTTGAATATTCGGATGTGATGCCATCATTCATCAAATCCTTTTTCTTCGGATTTGCTATCGGACTGATTGGATGTTTCAAAGGTTATTTTTCAAGGAAAGGAACAGAGGGCGTGGGTAAATCAGCTAACTCCGCAGTGGTTGTGGCCTCTTTGCTCATTTTTATCATTGATTTAATTGCCGTTCAAATTACAGAATTCTTAGGGCTGATCTAA